The genome window TGGTGAATACACGATGCAAGGGACTGGCTACCAGTGTGTGCTGGAATCAAGTATTGGGGTTTGGGTGCCTCTTTTGACATTTAAGAACTTGATTGACCTTGGgcaatctgtgaaacttctctaTGCCTTAgtgttcttatctgtaaaatgagaatgttgTGAGGATTTAATGTGCCTGTCACATAGTAAATGATCAACAAATGTTAGCTGTTGCTGCCTATGTTcttcttgctatttttattattgatggCCAGGCTGTGAGCCAAAGACAGACCTGTCTGGCTACAAAGCAGTGTCCTTTCTTCTGTACCTCACTGCCTTCTGGAAACAAGGGTGAGTAGGAAGTCAGGTTATTCCATACTGTACTTTATCCCTTTTTTCTAGCATGTGTAGCTCCACCACTCCAGACGCTCTCGGACACCTGCAGTGCTGCTTCGGAAATGCATCTGCCTAGAGTCCAGGTGGCCCATTCTTTTTCTAGCCAATGACAGAGGCAGAGGCCAGTCACCAGGTGGAAATAAACTAAAGTCCCTGCTTCCCAGTGAGAGTGACACCTCAgtgtctctctgtcccccagaactccacctcctgacaggcccaTCAGTACCCTGTCTTCCTAACTGGCCATATTGGAAGCTAGGGAGGGAGTGACCATGACCCCATTGCTCAGGGCCTCTGATTAGTGCTCGCTTCCTGAGCTGGCTCCACTTCCTCCACTGTGTCTGATTAAAACAGCCAGGGGCGACCCAAATATAGCCCAAAATTGTTGGTTAAAATCCTTTTGGTTTCAGGCAACAGAAACCTACTCTGGTGGTGTATACAAAACAGAGAACTTATTGTAAGACCTCAGGGCTGCCACAGAGAATCCAAGTGCCAAAATGCAGCTGAGGACCCAGAAAACTGCAGGGAGCCCCTGGAATGAACACTGTACCTCTCATTCCATGTCACGATGCACAACTGCagcattcttttcttcttagaaCTGGCTTTCTCTGCTGCTCCCATGTGGAACACATGGCTACCCCCAACACCTGTGTTTTCATGCATAGGTCGAGCCACATGGAAATTTTCCTCTGACTGTCTTCCATATCTAAATACTAAGGAAACATCTCTCATTGGCCTCACCTAGACCACATCTTTACCACGGACCAACCAGATGAAATTGCATTTGGATATTAAACATCAATATGAATTCCAGTTGGGAATGTGGAAATGCTAACCAAATGACAAGGAAAGGGATTTACACAAAATTGTTCACCACAGGATCACCACTCTATAAACCTATTAATatttacaattaaagatgagaggAGGCCACAGTGAGATGCATTAAATGGCTTGTATTGTggtaaacttttattttgctaCCATTGCTATCATTAATAACAGTAATTGACATTTATGCTGTCCTGTATAGTTCAGAATTCAAGGCCGCTGTGGGTGGACATTCTTCACATGTGTAGACAGGAAAACTCAGGTTCAAAGTTGTTGACCCTGCTAATAAGTCATAGAGTCAGACCCCAGATCTCATGTTCTCTCAACTATATCGTATTTTTTCTCAAGTTGTAAAGTTGACCAAAGAGAGAGGATTTTAAAATCAATTCTGTATGTGGTGGGAGTGTTCCAGGCTGGTGACATCTACAGAGGGAGCCCCGAAACCATATGTGCTGAAGGGAAATACAGAATGGAGGTTCCCTGGGGTAAGAAGCCGGGAGGAAGTAAGAAGATTCAGTGTTATCTTCTATGGGTTCAAGGAATGGCTGGGTGCATGGCTAACCCTCTATGTCAAATCTTGCGTAAGAAATGTACCAGAAAAGATTTGTGAACTTATGTAGTCCAAACTGTTCAGGCAATGCCTGAGTTTCCATTATTAGAGATGGTTTTGTATTACAGGAGCCATCTAGCCCCATGATTCTCAGGATTTGAGAGACCAACTTATCTTTGTAAGTCCCCCATTGAAGATGTTATACCTCTGTGAAAGCTGTTATGCCCCCACATACGATCCACGTTTtcctgtctttttgtttgtttgttttgttttgagacagagtttcgctcttgttgcccaggctggagtgcaatggttcactgcaacctctgcctcctgggttcaagcgattctcctgcctcagcctcccgagtagctgggattataggtgcccgccaccacacccagctaatttttgtatttttagtagagatggggtttcaccatgttggcagggctggtaactcctgacctcaggtgatccatctgcctcagcctcccaaagtgctgggattacaggcgtgagacactgcgcctggcctttcttgtctttttcttcaaCAGAGAATATAAGACaaaatattggttgaatgaatatCTATACGCAATTCACCTACACATGTGatagtttccatttcttttttcttttctttttttttttttttttttttgaggcggagtctcgctctgtcgcctggactggagtgcagtggccagatctcagctcactgcaagctccgcctcccgggtttacgccattctcctgcctcagcctcccgagtagctgggactacaggcgcccaccacctcgcccggctagtttttgtatttttagtagagacggggtttcaccgtgttagccaggatggtctcgatctcctgacctcgtgatccgcccgtcttggcctcccaaagtgctgggattacaggcttgagccaccacgcccggccgatagTTTCCATTTCAAGGACATTACATTGTTTTCTAACATCAAAAGAGTGGAAATATTCTGCCCCATATCAAACACAAATTGGAGataattctaatttttcaaaGACCAAGAGGGGAGACAAAATGTCCACCCTTAGTCTGTAGTAATTCTGGCTTTAGAAGAGAATAGGTAACGTATTTTAAAAGCCAGAACATACCCAGTGAGAGGGTCTGCTGGAGGCACTGCTCTGGAGATCTAGGCGGGTTCCTGTCCATCCTCTACTCGGATAGTCCAGCTGTTCAGAGATGAAGATTTGAGAGCTCATAATGTtaatgatgtgtaaattcattttCAGCTATTTTATTAAGCTGGTCTTTCCAggttcattattattaatatttgtggTTGGAATATCTTCCTCCAGAGACTGCAAATAGCTCTTCTATTGTTCAGGTAAAATTTATAGCAAGTTAGACTAAGAGGGAGCACTGTATGAGCCCAGGTTTGCATTTCCCCTAGGAACGGAAAGCTTTGCTGATGGTTTTGGATGGGTGTGAATCTTCAGTCTATAGGTCCAGCCATCTTTTAGATATAGGTCATTAACTATGCTGTTATGAATCCAAGATGAATATCAAGTTGTAGGTGCCAGAATAGAGAGAGGTGTGGTGCAAACTTCCTGAGATCACATCTTCCTTTATTGTAACTGGCTCTGGCAAATTCTTCCTTTTGCTGCCACAGTCTCTGCCCCAACAAAGCCTCACAGTTTCCTCTGGATGCAAAGGTACAGGCAGGACTGTAATGCAACTACTGTGAGTTTCCTGCCCAGTAGGATGGAAGTGTCTTCTTCCCCTTAAGAGCCCACATAGAGTTCTGGCACTTGCCGCCGTGCCATCTGTACCTGCCAGAGATTTCACACGGCTATGTTGCAAATAGGGCTTGAAGTTTCTGGCCGTGTCAGGAGGAAGGAAGTGGCTTTACCACTCAGCCATGCATCTGATGACAAGCTCTGGGTGGGCAGGAAACTATGGGAAGAAGACAGATTTGGGTATTAGAATCAAATGTTATCTCTGGTACACTTTAAAATGAGCTATTCTGTGCCTCCTAAAAACAATTTTTGGGGATGGTATGGAGGGATCTCACAAGGGCACGAGCCCCTGATAGTGTCTTAAGTGCCAGCTCGATAGGCACAGCCAGACCAATCAAGTTCACATACCTGATGTCTTAAAGACACCTGACACCAGGCTCAGGTGAAATCCTCACCTGTAAAACCAAAGGGTCAGATAGATGATCTCTATGGTTCTTTCCAGGTGTGAAAATTTGAGACTCTAAAAAGAATGGATTTCCCTTCACTAGTGTATTTTCTTGTCATTCAGATTCTAGCAAGACCTTGTTTATGTTGCAAACTGTTAGCAGATGCTGAACTGTCCAGGGCTGAGTGAGTTCCATGTTACTCAGGCTTCACTAGGCTGAAGGAAGAGGTTGAGATGAAGGCAGTCACTCACCTGTGTTGAAGACCTGCTCTGCAGCTTCATTTCCTGTCATTACAGACTGTGTCTGGGCCCAGTCAGAGGGGCTTGTGGGGAATGGGGGGGCAGGTAGCACTGGGGTCTCTAGGGAGAGCAAATACAAATTGGATACCACCTAGAGGTCACGAAGTGGAGAATAAGTTTCTAAGAACAGctaaaaaatgaaagagacatGACAACCAAATGCAGCATGTGATCCTTGATAGGcccttagatttttttaaaaagctataaagAACGTTATTGGGACCACTGTGTCGGTTTGAATATGATTGCATGTTATGTGATGTTACTGCATTAATATTAAATTTCTTAAGTATGAAACTGGTGTGGTGGTTATTAACAGGATTCTTTAATTTTGGAGAAATACCTGCTATTATAGTATATGCAGCTTTTATatgctatgtgtgtgtgcatatatatctatatatgtaatatgtactTATATAGAGAGATGAAgcaaatatcataaaatattaacAGTTGTTGAATGTAGCTGAAGCTTGTATGCTGTTCCTTGTGCTATTCTTTCTAATCTTCCATAAGTctgaagtcttttaaaataaagagtgtggGAAAGTGGCCCCAAAGTCAGCTATGTGCCATAGCGTAGCTTCCCTATCCTACAATCCTTCTGGGTTTATTCATCCTACAGGTTAAGGCGGACACACTCCTGTTATACTTTGGGCTCATTTCCTTATTTGCTCTGTTCTCTCTGTAGACAGAGTCAGCAACCTCCTTATAATTGTGTGGCCTGATGATGTGCAGAGTTGTCCCTAAAACTCATTTATATGTGTATTGGACTACTCCTCCTCACTACCCAAGTAAGAGCCATTTTTGAGTGGTGGCAACAATGTCGGCAAaagcaagtatttgttgaatattcACTGTGTGGAAGGCATTTTATCTGTATCAGCTCACCTGATTCTCAGAAACAAGCCTTGGTTAGGTTTTCTTATCACCCTGTTTTATAAATAAGGCGATGAGGCTCCTAATGTTGACAAGcagcagagccagaatttgaagaATCTAGGGCCAATGACTCTAAAAACTTCATTCCTGACCACGACTGAGCATGTCTCAGCCTGCAGCTGCATTGCAACTACCTGGAGAACATTTGCAAAACTGACATGTGCAGGCCTTGCTCCCAGGAGTACTGAGTTATGCAGTGGGGCTCAGACATCTGTTGCATGCAAAGATTTGGCTGTTTGGCTTCAGTCTCCCTTGTCTTCCTCAGCCTTGGGTGAGTTTCATCCATGACCTGTCTCCTTTTCCATCACCACTTGGGAGAGTAAATCCCTTTAACCTTAGGGAATTGGTGTGGCTCTTCCTTTCTGCTGATACCACCGTCTGTCTGGGTTGGCTATGATAGTCTCACAGGGTGCAAATTAGGACCAGTGGTGTGGCTGCACTAATAAGCTTACCAGGCATCATTCTCACACTTGGCTTCATGTGGAGCTGTGGCAGGAACTTAGGTGAAAGTACCTGTGGACCCTTGGATTGGgtaacctgtgcctcctgacaAGAATCTTCtggggaaggaagacagaggcGCAAGGAGGAGGAGCAGGCTTCAGCTGTATCCGTAatgtttaatttcttattttttggatGAATCTCAAGAGAATGATGCAGAGGGAAAAAGTCAATCCctaaaggttacatactgtattTATTccgcttactttttttttttctttttttctttagacagagtctaactctgttgtagctcaggctggagtgaagtggtacaatcttggctcactgcaacctccacctcccaggttcaaatgattctcctgcctcagcctcccgagtagctgggattacaaggcacatgccaccacgcctggctagtttttgtacttttagttgagatgaggtttcaccatgttggccaggctggtctcaaactcctgacctcaggtgatctgcttgcctcggcctcccaaaatgctgagattacaggtgggagccaccgtgcccagcctacataacatttttgatattaaaaaattatatcaatgGAGGACAGCTTAGTGGCTGTCAGGGGTCAAGGGTTGGAGGGAGGTGCTACCAAAGGGCATCCGAGGAATCCTGCCAGGGATGGAAATATTCTTTATCTTGACTGAGTCACTATCAatttcctggttgtgatattgtcCTAGGGTTTTGGAGGATGTTGCTACAGGGGGAGATTGTATAAAGGGCACACAGAATCactatattatttctaaaaatttcacATGAAACTCCAGTTATCTCAAAATGCAAAGTTTAGTTGGAAAAAAAGAGgatataaagcaaatgtggcaaaatgttaacatctcTTCTTTGTGGGTTTGGGGTGCATAGAAATCTGTTagatttgttatattattttcatgattttctgAATGTTTGCAACATCCAGTAAAAATCAAACCCTCTGGAGTTACGTACTCAGCCTTATATGTATGAAACCTTGCCTAAGACTCTTTCCTGGCCCCCTCAGACTGGTGTGCTAGAAGCACAAGTAAGAGGGATGGAGGAGCTGCTTAGGTTGGCACTGGCCCCAGTGGGAACCATGCTTCTGACTCCCTGCTGTCCTTATTTAACCTGGGAAACCGTTGAACACTCTTCGAGTATTGGGACTTTCTATTCTCCGTATAGCTCCCACAGTGCTCTACTGAATCTCCTTGGTCTACCACAGAAATGGGTGAAATTCTACTTCTGTACTTGGTGACAGCTACTTCTAGACTAAAAGAATTGTCACAAGGAGCGCTGTCTTATTAGAATCCTTGGTTTTGTGTATTATAAGACAATAGAGACGTATATACCAGAATTCATTTATTGTATCACTAAAGTACAACTTCACAATATAATCAAAAGGGACTAAATGAGACATGCAGAACAGTTTAGatgtagaaatagaaaagaatgtttGAAGGGTCAGTTAGATTGAAATAGAATTTTAATCATCATGAGAGAGCCAAGTGTTTCTAACCCAGTGTCGCTTAGACAGCCTTGGCCATCACAGGTCTATTCACATGGATTCTGAATGACGATCAGAAGATATTCCTTATCTACGGAGAGATGGACAAAATCAATTCAcccttaatttaaatttaatcaaGGAATATTTCAACTAGACTGCTTTTCTCTTCAAAACATCACATGGACCTTGTGTAGACAGATGGTTTCCCACCCTGGCTGCACATCAGAATTACCTGTTGAGCCTTTAGAAAATACCCATTTCCTTGggcctcagagattctgatttcattGGTTTGGGGTGGAGTTGCAGGgatggaaaaatttttaaaaagtcctccaAGTGATTTAATGTGTAGCCAGGGTGAGGACACTGGTGTAGAAAAAAACTTCATTTAGTTTATAGGCAATTCTGATGTGATGGATTTGCTACAGAGGTTTGTTCTAGATTAGCTTAGTGGCATAGGTCCCATGGTACAGTCATTTTGTAACATTGTGAACCTAATTCCTTCAGGGAAAGGAATGTTTCTGTGGCTACTCTTCTGGTAGACCCGTGAGATGTACTTTCCCCACAGGGAGGGTTTAAGAACCTACAGGCCTTGGGTTCACTGCCTACTTTATCTGCAGGACAGGGaacatttctcccattctgcagagTCTGTATGCtaagtttgctgaaaatgagacctacattttctaaattttttcattactaataataaatgcaaatggGCAAAATTCAACCTGTTCTAAAGTCATGGGTCATATTAATTGCTAATTTCATAGAATTTTTAGGTTGGGATTTTTACATTCAAACATCATTTTGTAATAGAAGAATGTTGTTTTATATTGCATACTAAAATATATACTTCCCATTCATAGAAACAAGGCTTTTTATCTAGCAAAGTAGAAAGATGATTTAACCAGGAAATGAAATGCCAAATTACCTGGAGCTACCATGATTTCATGTTTCTTTGATCTGATCCTAAGAAAAGTCAGGTCGTTCTGAGGATCAATATCACGAACTGTACTTTTGGCTTTCATTGTCAGGTGATGAAGAAGGCCTGCATATTGAACAGTTGTTGAGTTGTCCAAGGTTGTTCGGATGGGTATACCTattatgaaatttaattttggttaatattttttCTGACTAGAAAAGTAATATGTACATTGTGGAAGTACTGGAAAACACTGATAATtgtaaagaggaggaaaaagttaTGGCTTATCACTCTCTGGTAACAATTTTAGTTTATTTCCCTCCaaactttttgtctctatgtaGATTTTTAAGTATAGTTATGTGACACTATATTTACAAATTTGACTGTTGCTTTTTTCttcatgaaaattataaaatacgaGTTGTCCTTGTTGACAGTGTcatcaacattatttttaataactgcatACTTTACTATTTTATGGACATAAAATACAATCCATCTCCTATTGTTTGGTCATTTTGTACcttatattttttatagctaATGGGGTGATGATGAACGTTTTTGTGCATAAATCTTTCAGAAGCTGTTAACTGACTACTTGAGTACTAAGTTAACATATTTTTAGATGAAATGCACTCCCCCGAACATCTTGTCTACAGTGAGTCTGCTTTGAAGTGCTTGATCTGTGACATGGTGTTAGTCTTCTTCCCTGAGGCCAGAAAcataaagggatatcaccacacATGCTAAAGGATACATCAAAAGGGACTCCTCACACCGTATTTTGCAAACCTTAAATTTTATGTTAGAAAATATGGTAATAAGGATATTGTAGTTTTGCTATGCATTCCCTGGTTTGCACTCATTTTTGGTTTAAACACTATTAAATTTGGCTACTTGTGTGctccattgtttgtttgtttgtttgttttgagacggagtcttgctgtcgtaggcccaggctggagtccaatggcaggatctctg of Rhinopithecus roxellana isolate Shanxi Qingling chromosome 20, ASM756505v1, whole genome shotgun sequence contains these proteins:
- the DYNLRB2 gene encoding dynein light chain roadblock-type 2 isoform X2 — encoded protein: MAEVEETLKRIQSHKGVIGTMVVNAEGIPIRTTLDNSTTVQYAGLLHHLTMKAKSTVRDIDPQNDLTFLRIRSKKHEIMVAPDKEYLLIVIQNPCE
- the DYNLRB2 gene encoding dynein light chain roadblock-type 2 isoform X1, with the protein product MAEVEETLKRIQSHKGVIGTMVVNAEGIPIRTTLDNSTTVQYAGLLHHLTMKAKSTVRDIDPQNDLTFLRIRSKKHEIMVAPVSSPWLHIKSLGGLFKNFSIPATPPQTNEIRISEAQGNGYFLKAQQIRNIF